The genomic window tggagtcctgtctcacattgaggtcttttatccatgtagaagaatgaaactcgaccattctcttaaaccatacacaaagataaactcaaaatggataaaagacctccgTGTGAGACAGgaacttctctttttaaatagaactaaattatctttttttttttttaaattagaaattaacaaTGTTTTTATTGAACATACCTAAATTTGGAGTAGGGTGGGGTCACAGAGTGGGGTCAGGGCACAGGGGACACGGTGCTACAGAAGGGACGGGTGCAGGCCAGGCCTCACTCTCGGGGGTCCGTTAGGACTCCTCGCTCGGCCGCGGCGCTGCCTAAGATGAAGCCCAGGGCCAGGGACACGGTCTGGTCGAAGGAGCCGCACAGCTGCTCCACGTGCTGGTTCAGGGTCAGCAGCTGGTCGCATAGGAGGCCCAGGATGGCCACGAtgtcgcccaggtgccccagggtctGCAGAAGGGCTGCGTTCAGCGACGGGGTCGCGGACTGCGGGGGCGCGTGGTCCTCGGGGCGGCTGGGCAGCGAGTCTGGGTCCTCCCGGGCGGGGTCCAGGACCGGCGGCGGCGGGGATCCCGGAACGCGGAAAGGCTCGCGGTCCTCGGGCCAGCCCGGTGCGGGGCTGGCCGTGGAGAGCGCCGTAGGGGAGCCGGGAGCTCTAGGGGCGTCCGCAGACTTGGGCGGGGTCGGGCTGAACCTGAGCGTCGAGGCCGGGTCCGCGACGGGGCCGCGCGTGGACCGCGGCGGCGGGACGTCTGGCTTGGCGGGCGAGAAGGGCACGGCGGGGGCCGGGCGGCGTCCGCGCGGGGGGCTCCCGGGCCCTGGGGAGCGGCGGCGGCCGCCGCGCGGGTTTCCGTTGTCGCCCAGCAGCCCCATGAGCTCGCGGATCTGTGCGTCGAAGGGCCCGGGCGGCTGGCCCTGCGCGTCACGGAGCTTGTCCTTGAGGAACTTGTAGCGGCGGCGGCACTGCGCGGGCGTGCGGCGCACCTGCTGGCGGGCCAGCGCGGCCGACACGCGGCGGTAGGTGGGCAGCGCCTGGCGGGGGTCCAGCAGCAGCGCGGGCCACACGGCCGGCTGCAGCAGCgtgcccagcagcagcagctccgtCTCGCGGGCGCTCCAGGGCGTGCGCTGCGCCGAGCCCGGGGACTCGGGCGACCCGAGGAGGCCGGGGGACCCGGGGGACGCGGACGCCGCCAGCGCGCCGGGTGAGGTGGGCCGCCCCGGCGGGGTTCCCGGTGCGCCCCCGGCCGGCTGCGGCTCGGGGTCCGGGCTGGCTGGCGATGCcggcgcggggggcgcggggggcgcgggcgggggcggccgCCGCGGCCGGAGCAACATCCCGGGGCTGGCGGAGCTCGCAGGGTCGCGGCGGCGGCCGgcctaaattatcttttctaatGGAGGAGTAATTACTAGTATGtggaaaaaacaataattttccattctttcttgaaTAATTTCAAAATTCCTTTCCCTACAGTATCTCCCAGAGATGTCTTCCAGAGATACTAGTACTAAGCAGCATAATGCTTTTTCATTGCTTCTTTTCAACTATGTATGTCTTTTGGAAGAGATTGAAGTGAGAAATTACAAACATGAGCccgagaaaggaaaataattgagAACATAGAAATTTCATTTGGATAATAAACCAGCATATGTGGCACCAGATCATAACATGAGCTTTTTATTGTTTacagaacaaattttaaaataagcacatTTATTTGCAGATTTActctaaaacaagaaaaacaaaaaagaataaatgctgaACACTTATATGGAAGAATTCAGGAGGAACTAACAAAAAGAGAAGAGCAGTATAAGAAAGAAGTTGAAATGAAACAAGAACTTGAATTTAATCTTAGAGCACTAGATGTGGAATTGAGGACTCTAAGAAATAATGTCAATCAGGTAAGTCTTTGATAAAAATTGCATATTTCCAtcactattatttataatatccctTTGATTTAATGTATATTACTTAggtataaaatagataaaaaatttagttttatacTAATAGGAACTATGATATTTATAGctaaaatcattaatttattGGAATTCTTGGCTTCTCATATAAACCCTATGTGTATTTTCTGAATGAAGGGATGGAGggtaaattgaaataaatatgcatgttggctatttttaaaaaaatatttcatttatttttagagagagagagcatgagtaggggatgTGTAGAGGGGGTGGGAAAAGGAGGGataagaatctcaagcagactctgagtgcagagcctgactcagggttgGATCttaaaaccttgagatcatgacccgagctgaaaccaagagtaggacacttaaccaactgagctacccaggcaccccagttttggatcttttatattaaaatataggtTAAATCACCTTGAGACTATGATGGAATTAGTTAAGTGTtttgtaaagaaattttatttcacataCTATATCTACCTGTATATCTATGACAAATTTAgctgtcatttttattaaaatttgtgttATTCATGTAGGATAAAAATCCTTGTATTTAAAAAGGCTActtcttttgaacatttttttaagttctcttaaacttttacttttttaacatatatttataaaatataaaataaaaatatatattatatataaaatatatgtatatatgtatatgtatatatgtatatatgtgta from Mustela lutreola isolate mMusLut2 chromosome 8, mMusLut2.pri, whole genome shotgun sequence includes these protein-coding regions:
- the LOC131838110 gene encoding undifferentiated embryonic cell transcription factor 1-like codes for the protein MLLRPRRPPPPAPPAPPAPASPASPDPEPQPAGGAPGTPPGRPTSPGALAASASPGSPGLLGSPESPGSAQRTPWSARETELLLLGTLLQPAVWPALLLDPRQALPTYRRVSAALARQQVRRTPAQCRRRYKFLKDKLRDAQGQPPGPFDAQIRELMGLLGDNGNPRGGRRRSPGPGSPPRGRRPAPAVPFSPAKPDVPPPRSTRGPVADPASTLRFSPTPPKSADAPRAPGSPTALSTASPAPGWPEDREPFRVPGSPPPPVLDPAREDPDSLPSRPEDHAPPQSATPSLNAALLQTLGHLGDIVAILGLLCDQLLTLNQHVEQLCGSFDQTVSLALGFILGSAAAERGVLTDPRE